The proteins below come from a single Corylus avellana chromosome ca3, CavTom2PMs-1.0 genomic window:
- the LOC132173806 gene encoding MYB-like transcription factor ODO1 — translation MGRQPCCDKLGVKKGPWTAEEDKKLINFILTNGQCCWRAVPKLAGLRRCGKSCRLRWTNYLRPDLKRGLLSEAEEQLVIDLHARLGNRWSKIAARLPGRTDNEIKNHWNTHIKKKLLKMGIDPVTHEPLQKQLLSDEAPLSDSQESGNHCVAENDSIINSEAHSSSPTENCSSDDSLLLDNICKNESLVNSLWLDEAPLVDPTWQNPAGGLPSMEENCAWLLDCQDFGIHDFGLDCFSDIEFNVMNSN, via the exons ATGGGGAGGCAACCATGCTGTGACAAGCTTGGGGTAAAGAAAGGGCCATGGACGGCTGAGGAGGACAAGAAACTCATCAACTTCATTCTCACCAATGGCCAGTGCTGTTGGCGCGCCGTCCCGAAACTCGCCGGCCTCCGACGATGTGGGAAGAGCTGCCGCCTCCGGTGGACTAACTATCTTCGACCTGACCTCAAGAGAGGCCTCCTCAGCGAAGCTGAAGAGCAGTTGGTTATTGATCTTCATGCCCGCCTTGGCAATAG GTGGTCCAAGATTGCAGCCAGATTGCCGGGAAGAACAGATAACGAGATTAAGAATCACTGGAAcacccacataaaaaaaaagcttctcAAGATGGGAATCGATCCTGTAACTCATGAACCACTTCAAAAACAACTATTGTCCGACGAAGCTCCGCTGTCGGACTCCCAAGAATCCGGCAACCATTGTGTCGCCGAAAACGACAGCATCATAAACTCCGAGGCCCACTCAAGCTCACCGACCGAAAACTGTTCCAGCGATGACTCTCTCTTACTAGACAACATTTGCAAAAACGAATCCTTAGTGAACAGCTTGTGGCTAGACGAAGCTCCCCTTGTCGATCCAACGTGGCAAAATCCCGCTGGCGGCTTGCCGTCCATGGAGGAAAACTGTGCATGGTTACTGGATTGCCAGGATTTCGGAATCCATGATTTTGGTTTAGACTGTTTCAGTGATATAGAATTTAACGTGATGAACAGTAATTGA